TTCTCCGCGACCGGCATCCAACGCCTGTTCGCTTCTCGAGCACTCGTCGAGCTCGCTACCTTCGTCATCATTTACGGTCTGCTCCTGCAGTCCCTCCCATTGATTGGACTATTGCCTTGAAGCTTATGCTATCCCTGCTTACCCGCTATGCCCTGACACTTTGTCTTGTGACTATCGCCTTTTTTATCGCGTTGAAAGCTTGGGGTCACTACGGGCAAACGCCCTGGACCCGCGATGGGCGGGTTGGCGTGGATGTCGTGCAAATCGCACCAGAAGTCTCCGGCACGGTCAGCTTTGTACCTGTAGTGGACAATCAGTATGTGCGCCGGGGTGACATTCTTTACAAGATCGACCCCGAGCGGCTTCGCATCGCAGTGACGTTGGCCGATGCTGACGTCCAGGCCAAACGTCAGGATATGACCGTTCGTCAAGCGACGGCGCGGCGATACAGCCAGGTTCGGGATGCCGTGTCCAAAGAAGCGGTCCAACAAGCCAGCGGAGCGGCGGCTGTGGCCAGCGCCGCCTATCAAGCGGCAGTCGCGACACTGAATCTTGCCAAACTCAATCTGGCCCGATCAGTTATCCGCTCACCTGTCGACGGCTATGTCACCAATCTCAGGCTTCGGCCTGGTGACTATGCGACAGCCGGCGTGACCAAGATCACCATCCTTGATTCGGCCAGCTTCTGGATAACCGGTTATTTCGGGGAAACAAAAATCCGGCAAATTAATGTAGGTAACCCTGTGCAAATTATGCTGATGGGTTTTGATCAGCCTATATCCGGCCACGTCGAAAGCATTGGTCACGGTATCGAGAATAGCAATGACGTCCCTGGTCATCTGGGCCTACCAAATGTCGCAGCAACATTCTCTTGGGTGCGCCTTGCTCAGCGTATCCCGGTGCGCATTCATATTGACCGGATTGCCCCAAGTATCAAGCTTGCAGCGGGCATGACAGCGACCGTAAAGATCATTCCCGCAAGCGTGAAGACGAGCAAGAGTAAATAGTCATGAATCTTGCGCTTGGCTTATCTGTTCGTTTCAGAGTTTACGAGTTGCCTAACAACCAGAAGCGACAGCAGCGCTGAAAAAATATAAAGTCTGACGCAGGAGGATCTGGTCCAGCAAATCATATGTGCGCTCCACGCATGCCAATCGCCATATTAAAACTGGTAAGGTCGCTATGGGAATTTCGAGGTATAACGTGCAACGAGCAATTGAAAGCCTGCCACGGCAGACGCATTGACTGCCGATGTTCTGGCCTCAACGAAAATTCAAAGCGTCCATCCTTGACTCGCCGCCCATGCCGTGATCGACTGCTCTGTATCGCGACCTTCTTGCTGCAGCCACTCGCAAAAATCAACATTCAGAGTCTGTGCCTTAGATATCGCAATGCTGTTGACGTAGTATGTACGCCTCTTGGCACCAAGAGGCCCAAATGGCACGCACAGGCGGCCTGCAATTATATCGTCTATCGCCAGAAATAGCGGGACCATTGCCAGCCCCAGTCCCTCTGACGCCGCCTGCAAGGCAAAGTACATCTGCTCGAAGCTCAATATATTGGCAGGCTTCAGATCGGGGACACCAGCGGCCGTCAACCATTCGCTCCAAGCATATGGTTCAGTGGCATAGCTGATAAGCGTATGCGCCGCCAAATCACGCGGGTGCGCAAGTCTCAGCGTCTCTTGCAAGTCAACGTGGCAGATGGGAATGATGATCTCGGTCATGAAGGGAATCGACCTGCAGTTATTCAGGGGCCCTTGTTGCCCGCGCAGGGCAATGTCGTAGGTATTCTCCTGAAAATTCGGTGGGGCCACTGAAGTAGTCAGGCGGATTTCGACGTCAGGTCGTTTTCGTTGAAACACCGACATGCGTGCGATCAGCCAGCGCATAGTGAACGTAGGCGGCGCATTGACACGCAACACAACGGGCGCTGCCCGCTGCATAACATGCATAGACGCATTCACCAAGCGATCAAGTGCAGTCGAGACCTCGTTGAGATATTCCCGGCCTTCTTCGGTGAGTGATAACTGCGACGGTGTTCTGTGAAACAGCGCGACGCCCAGCCAGTCTTCAAGCAACGCAACCTGGCGGCTCACCGCTCCATGGGTGACGTTCAGTTCCGCTGCAGCCTTCGTAAAACTCACGTGACGCGCCGCCACTTCGAACGCCCGCACGGCATTGAGCGGGGGCATTTTTCGGATGAGATGTCTCCTGTTTGTGGTTTGCTTAGCGTGACTGAAACGCACGCTCAATGGATAGTATTACTTTGTCGTGAAAGCTTCAACTGATTCGCCGCAATTTATTAGCAGAAATTCATGATCAAGCCATTATGATTGCTGCAGCCAGTCTGCTTTTCTCATAGTCGTATGAAGTAGCAGCCCCAATCCTTTGTCAGAACTTAATCACGCTGAATTCTCGCCATAAGTTTGCACGGTCATCGGATATGGCAACTGTAGAGCGTGAGAATAACTCACGCTCTAAGAACTTAAGTCGTTTGCCCCGTTAGTCGGTACCACAGATAATTTGGGGACCGAAACCACTTTGCGCTTATACGCGCTGACCATCAGGATGCCAAATATCAACCAGGCTTATACGAAGCACCCCAGCGTTGTACACCACAAGGCGGCCGTCAATCTATGAAAGCCGCTCCTTTTGAATACGTCCTCGCTGAATCTCTCGATCATGCGCTGGAATGCCTGGATCAGTACGGATTGGACGCCAGGACCTTGGCCGGCGGTCAGAGCCTTGTGCCTATGATGGCCATGCGGCTCGCCCGCCCCTCTATGCTACTGGACATCAACCGATTGGCTGAACTCAAACAGGTTGACATACGCGAAGGCGCAGTGTCCATGGGTGCCACAACTGGACAGCGCGCCATTGAGAATAACATTGAAGTACATGGGGCAATACCACTAGTGCGCGATGCCCTGCGTTGGGTAGGGCACATCCAGACGCGCAACCGCGGCACAATCGGTGGCAGCCTGGTTCATGCCGATCCTTCGGCAGAATTACCGTTAGTCGCCGTCGTTCTAGATGCCACCCTGCGCCTATGCAGCAAGGCCGATGGCGAACGAGAGATCGCAGCTCAGGAGTTTTTTCTGGGCCCTATGTTCACCGCTACAGCCGAAATAGAATGTCTGACCAGTATTGAATGGCCCATTTGGGAAGGTAGTGGCGTCAGAACTGCTTTCGACGAAACCGCCATGCGACACGGCGATTTCGCCATGGCATCTGCCGCTTGTCAACTACAGATCGATGAGAATGGCGTCTGCCAGCGGGCAGCTATAGGTATAGGCGGATTGGACGGTGTGCCGCGATCTTTTCCGGAACTTGCTCAGCAACTCGTCGGTCAGCGCATTGATGTCCGACTTGCTCGAGAGATAGCGCATTGCGCCGTGCAGCAGACCGAACCAGGATCTGATTTGCACGCAGATGCAGAATTTCGCCGCCAACTTGCAGTTGTGATGCTGACCCGGGTATTGCAAGCAGCCTCGACCCCAAGCCCGCATGGCACAACCAATTCTACCGCTCACGCATAATCCAAGGAGTTTCCAATGCCCTCACCGCCTGTGACGATCGAAATAAAAGTCAATGGCCTGCTTCGAGCACAAATGGTCGAGCCGCGTACCACGTTGGTCGATTTTCTGCGTGATCACCTGGGACTTACCGGGACGCACGTCGGATGCGAGCACGGCGTCTGCGGAGCCTGTTCAATCTTGCTCAACGGCGAACCCGTCAGATCGTGCTGCATGTTTGCAGTTCAAGCCAATGGCATGTCCGTCACTACCGTTGAGGGTTTGGCGCCTCAACGAGGATGCCTATCCAAAATCCAGGATGCTTTTTGTGAAACGCACGCACTTCAGTGCGGTTATTGCACACCAGGCATGCTCATCGCATGCCACGCGCTTGTCCAGAACACGCCGCAACCGGATGAGGCTCAGATTCGCGAGGCGATCGGCGGTAATCTGTGCAGGTGCACGGGCTATCAGCAGATCGTCGATGCAGTGAAACTAGCCACAACGCCAGGTTACCAAGTCAAGGAAAAATCGGAGCCGATCGCTGGACAGCCTGGCCAAGTGGCTATCAAGGAAGCATCGAATGACTGATCCGAAACATCCCGCCTACAACGCATTCAAGTATATTGGCCGTCATCGGCGCGCGGTGGAGCATCGACGCTTTGTCACTGGCCAGGGACACTATGCAGCCGATGTCGCTCTGCCCGGGCTTTTGCATGTAGCCATCGTCGCCAGTCCTTACGCCAGCGCCCGCATTGTTTCCATCGACACTTCGACGGCCCTGAGTATGCCCGGTGTGCACGACGTGCTCACCGGCGAAGAGCTCACTGCCCAGATAGAACCCATGCTGCCCGGTGTCGATGCACCCAAAGTCGCGCGTTATCCATTGGCAAAGGGCGTGGTTCGCTATGCCGGCGAGTGGGTGGTGGCTGTAGCGGCTGAGACCCGCGCATTGGCCGAAGATGCTGCAGAAATGGTCATGATCGAATACGAACAGACTCCTCATGTGATTGACACAGAAGGCGCCATGGCCGAGGATGCGCCGCGCGTGCATCCCGATCATGGCCCGAATGTCATCTGGCACCGCAAGTTCACATGGGGTCCGGTAGATGAGCACTTTGCCGGTGCTAAGCATCAAATCAACTACCGCGCCCGTTGGGCTCGCAGCTCAACGGTGCCAATTGAAACCTTTGTCGCAACCTGTTTATGGAGTGACGCGACACAAATCCTGGACGTCTGGGCATCGATCCAGATGCCGAAGTACCCCGATTTACTCGCCAAATGCCTACGCATACCAGGAAACAGCGTGCGTGTACATTTTGACGTAGATGTTGGAGGCAGCTATGGCGTTAAGCGCGGATTAAAGCATTCCATTCTGGTAGGCTATCTGGCGAAAAAACTCGGCAGACCGGTACGTTTTCTCGAAGATCGATTGGAGAACATGCGCGGTGGCGACATGCAGGGTCCTGACCGTATCTTCGATGTAAGTTTGGCCTTCGACGGCGATGGCACTATTCGCTCTATGCGCATGCGTGCGGTAGACGACATCGGTGCATACTCGGGGCGTTCTCCACTGCAGCTTGGCAAGCCAGTAGGGGCTATTGTCGGCCCCTATCGTATCGCGAGTGTTGAATATGATGCCTATTCGGTGATGACAAACAAAACGCCACAAGAAGCTGTGCGCGGCTTCGGCCAAGCTCCTACCAACTATGCCATCGAGACCGGTATAGACAAGGTGGCACGATTCCTGGGCATGGATCGGATCGCGCTAAGGCGCAAAAATCTGATTGGGAAAGATGAATTTCCCTATCTGATTCCCAGTGGCACTCGCTACGATTCAGGCGACTACGAAACGGTGCTGAATACGTCCCTGTCTGCCGCTCCGTTCAATGCCATCGAGCAGCAGCGCGATGCGCTGCGAGCACAAGGCATGCTCGCCGGCATCGGCATCTCCACTTGTCTGGAGCCCTCGGGTGGAAATTCAGCATTCGAGCCGCTATTTAACGCCAAAAATGAAACCACCACCTGGATGGATTCTTGTCTGATCCGCATTGACCTGAACGGCGCTGTAACCGCACTGATGGGCACCTCGACCTCTGGCCAGGCACATGAGACGCTTGTTTCCACCGTCGTCGGCGAAATACTGCAAAAAGATCCCGATTCCGTACGGGTGCTGCACGCCGACTCGCTCAATGCCCTACCCTCAAATAGCCCGGTAGGCAGTCGCATGGCGATCATGCTTGGCGGCGCCGCCGCCGGCGCCGCAAAAATTCTTAAATCAAAATTGCTGGCCATCGCCGCCCATAATCTTGGCGTCAATGAGGACGCGCTTACATACGAGGACGGCAATGTCTTCATCCAGGACGAACCGGCGCGTCGCCTTGAGTGGGATGCACTTGTCGAAATCGCACATCGCAAATACCACCGCATGCCGACTGGGATGGAGCCGGGCCTGCAAGAGAAATTTTGCTGGGAGGTACCGAGCGGAGGACAATTACCGACCGAAGATGGGCGTGTACAAATGTACCCATGCCACTCTTTTGAATGTCATGTCGTCCTGGCCAGCATCGATCCGGATACCGGCAAGACCACACTACATCGATACGTTGTTGGCCACGATTGCGGCGTCATGATTAGTCCTGATGTTGTGCATGGCATGACTTACGGAGGCGTGGCGCATGGCCTGGGTGCGGCACTCCTGGAGAAATTCGCTTACTCCGACGAAGGCCAGTTGCTCTCGGGTACCTTCATGGATTATCTACTTCCTAGCTCTGAAGAGGTTCCATCGATAACGATAGTAGACCATTGCACGCCCTCGCCCCTGACCGCTTTCGGTCAAAAGGCTCCGGCGAAGCGGGCTATCTGGGTAGTCCAGCGGCCATTGCCAGCGCTCTGAATGATGCGCTCTCAACAATAGATGCATCCATCGACGAACTTCCCATGACCCCCCAAGCGATTTGGCGTGTATTGCGCAAAGCCTCTTTTTCGACCAAGGAAACAACATGATCGACAATATCGAACATCGGATCATACGCGGTGTCACTTGCGACCTGGCAGTCTATATGCAAGGCCCGCCGGACGGCATACCGGTCGTGATGACCCACTCCATCCTTTCTTCCAGTTTAATGTGGGACAAGCAGGCTGTCCTCCTCGCAGATAAGGGCTTTCGCGTGATACGTATCGACACTGCCGGCCACGGCAATTCGTCGGTGCCCGCAGAAGTTTTCACAATGGACGAACTGGCAGCTGACACGGTTGCAGTGCTCGAAGCATTGAATATTCCGCGAGCGCATTACGTCGGACTATCGTTGGGCGGTATGAGCGGATTTGGCTTGGGTGTGATCCATGCCGATCGCTTGCTCAGCCTTTTGCTTTGTGATGCACGCGCTGATGCACCGCCTGAGGTGGCTGCCCCCTGGGATGAC
Above is a window of Advenella kashmirensis WT001 DNA encoding:
- a CDS encoding DUF1656 domain-containing protein → MIVDLNIGGVLIPGLVVLAFVALLVAVAMFRFFSATGIQRLFASRALVELATFVIIYGLLLQSLPLIGLLP
- a CDS encoding efflux RND transporter periplasmic adaptor subunit, with protein sequence MLSLLTRYALTLCLVTIAFFIALKAWGHYGQTPWTRDGRVGVDVVQIAPEVSGTVSFVPVVDNQYVRRGDILYKIDPERLRIAVTLADADVQAKRQDMTVRQATARRYSQVRDAVSKEAVQQASGAAAVASAAYQAAVATLNLAKLNLARSVIRSPVDGYVTNLRLRPGDYATAGVTKITILDSASFWITGYFGETKIRQINVGNPVQIMLMGFDQPISGHVESIGHGIENSNDVPGHLGLPNVAATFSWVRLAQRIPVRIHIDRIAPSIKLAAGMTATVKIIPASVKTSKSK
- a CDS encoding LysR substrate-binding domain-containing protein, which codes for MRFSHAKQTTNRRHLIRKMPPLNAVRAFEVAARHVSFTKAAAELNVTHGAVSRQVALLEDWLGVALFHRTPSQLSLTEEGREYLNEVSTALDRLVNASMHVMQRAAPVVLRVNAPPTFTMRWLIARMSVFQRKRPDVEIRLTTSVAPPNFQENTYDIALRGQQGPLNNCRSIPFMTEIIIPICHVDLQETLRLAHPRDLAAHTLISYATEPYAWSEWLTAAGVPDLKPANILSFEQMYFALQAASEGLGLAMVPLFLAIDDIIAGRLCVPFGPLGAKRRTYYVNSIAISKAQTLNVDFCEWLQQEGRDTEQSITAWAASQGWTL
- a CDS encoding FAD binding domain-containing protein: MKAAPFEYVLAESLDHALECLDQYGLDARTLAGGQSLVPMMAMRLARPSMLLDINRLAELKQVDIREGAVSMGATTGQRAIENNIEVHGAIPLVRDALRWVGHIQTRNRGTIGGSLVHADPSAELPLVAVVLDATLRLCSKADGEREIAAQEFFLGPMFTATAEIECLTSIEWPIWEGSGVRTAFDETAMRHGDFAMASAACQLQIDENGVCQRAAIGIGGLDGVPRSFPELAQQLVGQRIDVRLAREIAHCAVQQTEPGSDLHADAEFRRQLAVVMLTRVLQAASTPSPHGTTNSTAHA
- a CDS encoding (2Fe-2S)-binding protein, producing the protein MPSPPVTIEIKVNGLLRAQMVEPRTTLVDFLRDHLGLTGTHVGCEHGVCGACSILLNGEPVRSCCMFAVQANGMSVTTVEGLAPQRGCLSKIQDAFCETHALQCGYCTPGMLIACHALVQNTPQPDEAQIREAIGGNLCRCTGYQQIVDAVKLATTPGYQVKEKSEPIAGQPGQVAIKEASND
- a CDS encoding xanthine dehydrogenase family protein molybdopterin-binding subunit encodes the protein MTDPKHPAYNAFKYIGRHRRAVEHRRFVTGQGHYAADVALPGLLHVAIVASPYASARIVSIDTSTALSMPGVHDVLTGEELTAQIEPMLPGVDAPKVARYPLAKGVVRYAGEWVVAVAAETRALAEDAAEMVMIEYEQTPHVIDTEGAMAEDAPRVHPDHGPNVIWHRKFTWGPVDEHFAGAKHQINYRARWARSSTVPIETFVATCLWSDATQILDVWASIQMPKYPDLLAKCLRIPGNSVRVHFDVDVGGSYGVKRGLKHSILVGYLAKKLGRPVRFLEDRLENMRGGDMQGPDRIFDVSLAFDGDGTIRSMRMRAVDDIGAYSGRSPLQLGKPVGAIVGPYRIASVEYDAYSVMTNKTPQEAVRGFGQAPTNYAIETGIDKVARFLGMDRIALRRKNLIGKDEFPYLIPSGTRYDSGDYETVLNTSLSAAPFNAIEQQRDALRAQGMLAGIGISTCLEPSGGNSAFEPLFNAKNETTTWMDSCLIRIDLNGAVTALMGTSTSGQAHETLVSTVVGEILQKDPDSVRVLHADSLNALPSNSPVGSRMAIMLGGAAAGAAKILKSKLLAIAAHNLGVNEDALTYEDGNVFIQDEPARRLEWDALVEIAHRKYHRMPTGMEPGLQEKFCWEVPSGGQLPTEDGRVQMYPCHSFECHVVLASIDPDTGKTTLHRYVVGHDCGVMISPDVVHGMTYGGVAHGLGAALLEKFAYSDEGQLLSGTFMDYLLPSSEEVPSITIVDHCTPSPLTAFGQKAPAKRAIWVVQRPLPAL
- a CDS encoding alpha/beta fold hydrolase, giving the protein MIDNIEHRIIRGVTCDLAVYMQGPPDGIPVVMTHSILSSSLMWDKQAVLLADKGFRVIRIDTAGHGNSSVPAEVFTMDELAADTVAVLEALNIPRAHYVGLSLGGMSGFGLGVIHADRLLSLLLCDARADAPPEVAAPWDDRIASAELHGSCAPLVEPTLERWFGKPFLLSHPEVNERFRSIANGTSVPGFVGSARAIQSLNYLDQVGAIETPTTLVVGSNDGVLPETMRELQTRISDSTFAVIPNAGHLPNVDQPAAFNEALMRHFERYAL